The following is a genomic window from Drosophila busckii strain San Diego stock center, stock number 13000-0081.31 chromosome 2L, ASM1175060v1, whole genome shotgun sequence.
GAAATAAATAGAGCGAGATAGTATTACACAAATCGCTGTCGGCAAGCAATAGGACAGTCGTGCGAGCGAGTAAAATGTATATTGTCCGTTGTTCAGAGTTCCAGGCCAAACATTCTGTGCATCGCAACGGCTGAATCGACTTTTTATAGTTGCAATGCACgacatttgcattaattatattagtaacaaattgtaaatagcgcaaattaaatataataccTCGCAATATAAACGGTTTGCAGTTACACAAGAAAGTGCAGTATTTTATGCGCAGCTCGGTTAAAAGTCTGCATATgagtctgcctgcctgcctgcctgacagtgtgtatgtgtttatgtgtgtgtgttttttctttgCGTTTTTGCGTAAACGTCTCTAACCAAAAGTAAAACTCGTCGGGTGCGCTTGGAGAAATTtgtaaatagtaaacaaaattgtatagTTAATGTGAGTAAATTCCAAGTGGAAGTCACAACTACAAAagtgtcgtcgttgttgtcaTATAAATCAGTGTGTGCGTTTGGGACGAGAGTGcgtatacacacatgtgtgtgcatgtgtatgtggtATGTGTTGTGTGACGTTGTTGTATCGTAAAAGCGAGTAATAGAACGCAACGCGGCGGGGCGGTTTACGGTTCCGGTAAAGTGCGCGCGGCGAGAGAGAGGGAgttaaagaaagaaagagagcgagcaaccgtgtgtgtgtgtgtttgtgtgcgtgtctgtgtgtggggGGAGACAACTGTCGCCATATCCTTTTCCCTAGTTCCTTTCTACTTCTTGCTAAATTCAATGACCTCATTTGTCTCTCTCCATACCAACAGgaaggaacaacaacaacaacaacaacacaaatataGCTTATAATCGATTTTAATTGCTATCGAGtctaaaaaccaaaacaattgTTCAAGTGTCAAAGCATAAAAGCTCAGCCACGGCTCGACAAATAATCCCCACAGTAACACCAACAACATTAATAACGGCAACTCTAAAgccagtagcagcagcagcagagcagcaggaACGTtccacagccacaacaacaacaaatgggaACCAATTCAGGAGCCACCGCTGGCATTAATAACAAGCCTGTCGGCGGTGCAGCTGTTCtaggcgttggcgttggcaacTCCGCTGTGGGCGGCGGCGTGCTCTCCAATAGCTTGGGCGGCGTCGGCAGCGGTGGTCTCAGCATCAGCGGCTTGAGCGCTGGCGGTCAAAACGCTAATGTTGGCAGCATAATCAGCGGCAACATGGGAGGCAGCGGCGGTGGTAACAATGGCAGCGATGATGGCGGCAATGGCATGGGCGGTCCTGGCGGCGGACCCAATAATCAGCAGGCGACAACGCCTCAATACACAATACCGGGCATCTTGCACTATATACAACATGAATGGTCGCGCTTTGAATTGGAGCGCTCACAGTGGGATGTGGACAGGGCTGAGCTGCAGGTGAGTGTGTGGTGTCCTTTGGCAAAAGTTCACTTTCCATTTCAATGGGTTTTTGCAACGGTTTCTTAACCAACTTTCTGCTCCGTTTAACAATGTAAGCCTTAggttgctaaaaataatagtttCAACCGCTTAGACAACGTAATGAGCAGACTCAATTAATTTCCACGGTAGTGgacataaatattgtttgtttaacttaTAAGTTAAGTTAGAGTGCAGTGCAAATAttcacaataataataatttgaagcatataaattgcgcaattctaaatttaaatatatttttattttgacatatttttttttgcgtttaaTTATAAATCCAATGCATCTATGCTTTCACCGCCTATCAATAGTAAAACGTTAtctctattaaaaatatttattgctgttttttgCTCTTCATGCCGTTACGCTTCGTTCGGCAAGTGACATTCAAAACGtcaacgtcgacgtcgctgcaCTAAAACAAGTTGGCGGCAACGCTGACGCTGCATTGCTCCAATAcgaacatatgtacatacatatgtatttagatatatacatagataagCAAGCACatcgcatacatatgtacatatgcatttgTCGCGCAAAATAATTATGAACCTGTTTCGccttgtttgtatttttacacCACAAAGAGAGCAATGGCAAactagagagagagtgggcaGGCGACAATTTCCCCACCCTAGACCCCAAGCCCCAAGCTGCTGCCGGCTCAatcaacacaaacacacacacacacagttacaatGGACGCCATTTTTGCATACATgagcacatgcacacatgtaatgttttcttgctgttgttgttttgatttgtatgTCAGTGTcagcgctgctcgcgtcgCTGTCGTTGGCAACGTCCTTGCATTGCCGGCCCCGGTTCATTGTACAAATCTGCTTGGCTTCCTGCTAAATGCTTCCTCTTCAAACATGActgttaaatgcaaaaattgattatagaaaatattactgtcgctagcagcagcagcatcagcagctgagcagctgttaattagtttttatttattaataggtGGGTGTCGTAAATGTAGAAATTTGCaaactaaagctaattttagttatccattttgtttgctagctagacaaatatttgtatttgttcatgcataaataaaaataataataaaatgcgcatacaagcaaaaaaaacccCACAGCAGCTAGAAACTAAAACAGGGCCCCCGCTCCTTTATGCCCCACACTCTGGAGCGCTCAGTCAGCGCGTCAGCGTCAACGTCATCGCTGTTGCATGTCGTTGGGTAATTTGAAATTCGTTTGGCGTAAACATAAACGCAAACTCTTGGCTCATATTCTCATGCCCATtccaaaaaatttcaaatggaAGTGTGCCTTTTGTAGCTACAAGCGTTtttcgttttagttttttgttctttctgtttcttttttgcattCTAATATGCGTGCTTTAATTAGCAGCTTGagccaaaatgaaaatgccatTGAGCGTTAATTTGAAATGCAGAGCATGTGCCAGAGTCTggaacacaaaataaataatgataataaatattgagaAGAGcacgctcgctctcactctaccaagcgctgcgctctctttATGTTCATTGTTGCTGTAGTGCGTGCTCCACTTTTGTTTTGGAGAGTGCCTAAGCACTGCTATCCTTACTTACTCCACCCACACCCAAGCggtgtttattgttattgcttctGCAGCTGCTAAATGAACTCAAGTGCTTTTCTTGCGCTGCTAAAAAAGCAGCGAAAGCACTCTTACTATTTTCAGTTGGTGCTGCTCTTTATCTCTAACTGACTTTGTCGTTTGTTGCAACtctttatttacaattaattgaatttaattgtttatcgTTTGACTGCGTCGCTAACGCAGCGAAGCGTCAATTATGTGCCTCAATTCGTTGCAGCAATTGGATTGCAACGCAAaacgcataaaataaaaaatatttgtacatatgtatgagtaATATGGAATAAAATAGAGAaagtctttgttgttgttaatggcATAAAGGAATTCTTATAAATAGCTTGATTGATTTTATCTATTGCTTGATTGATTATTccaactaattatttatttttctactttttaGGCGCGCATTGCTATGCTGCTGGGCGAGCGCAAGTGCCTAGAGAGCCTTAAATCGGATCTAACGCGACGCATAAAAATGCTGGAGTATGCGCTGCGCCAGGAGCGAGCAAAGTTCTATCGATTAAAATATGGCACCGATCCGCCGGCGCTGAACGAGTTCAAGCCCTCGGCGAGTGAGGAGACCGGCTTGGGTGGCGATGTGGCGACGGATTCCGAAGTGCCGTATAGCTCGGTGTCGAACACCACGTGGCGACAGGGCAGGCAAATGCTGCGACAGTATTTGGCCGAGATTGGCTACACAGACAACATTATTGATGTGAGATCAAATCGTGTGCGCTCTATACTTGGACTCAATAACAATGCGGATCACGATGGCGGCATTGGGAGCAGTGGGGGCGAAAATCTAAGTCCAAATATCAATGGCAATGAGAGCAATAAACGTGCCTCAGAATCTGATGGTAAGTTGTGGTCCAACCCGCATGCCCCCCCCTGTTGAAgatttgaataatttgctCACATTAGGCCGTCATACTCCCGCtaaaaaagtgcaacaatCCAATGATGCCATCATACTGGACACTGAAGCGGCGGTGATGGCCAATTTTGAGTTCCTTGGTCCCACAGAAATGTCCGACGATGATGAGATATCCGATGATCTGGAAATGGTTGCCACCGACAATGATGATAACGATGTCAAAATGGCCAAGCGGCCCAAATCCGGCAAGGATATGCTTAGCGAAGGTAAAATCAACGCCCTCAACTAGTAAACTCGTAACAACCCAAGCACCACGCCCTCCCACCTGCCTCAATTCAGTTGCAATTTTGATTACCCCCCACACAACAAACTCTAAGCCTATTCCAACAAGATGCATGCTTAACATAATCGCTGTCTTTCTTGCTTAtcgtttttcttgttgcttcTGTTTCTTACGCTTTTTTCGCTCCGCTCATTTGCTGTGCGTGTGCTCTCAATCTCAACTCTTAGATCTTGAGGCCGAGGTGGGAGAGCATCTCTTGAACGATATGAATCTAATGGCTGAAggtgctaaaattaaaaaataataatagtgcTAATTACAAGTGCTgaaaaactgcaaataatcaacattaatatttatttcgatGCCAGctttacacattttaattagttaatcgTAAATGTGaattaattgcagtttttCAACGCTACATTATTTATAGatacttattaatatttttctattgatTCTCATAACAGAGGTTGATAGCTCGCTGGGTCTGGGTGAGCTGGCGCAATTAACGGTTAACAATGATTCGGAGGGCTCATACGACTCAAACACCAAGGACGGCACCGGTGGCAGCGCTGGCGGCGCCGGTTATCGCAAAACCTGGAATGCCAAGTACACACTGCGCTCGCATTTCGATGGAGTGCGCTCACTAATTTTCCATCCGGAGGAGCCGGTGCTTATAACCGCCTCGGAGGATCATACGCTTAAACTGTGGAATCTACAGAAGACGGTGCAAGCCAAAAAGTCCGCTAGTCTTGATGTGGAGCCACTATACACGTTCCGTGCTCACACCGGTCCCGTGCTCTGTCTGGGCATGTCGGCCAGCGGTGAGACGTGCTACTCAGGTGGTGTCGATGGCAACATTGAATGCTGGCAGTTGCCATCGCCCAACATTGATCCATACGATTGTTATGATCCCAATGTGCATTCGGGCACACTGGAGGGCCACACGGACGCTGTCTGGGGTCTGACCACAATGCAGAATAATATTGTGTCGTGTTCGGCCGATGGCACAGTCAAGCTGTGGGCACCATATACCAAGGAACCGCTGCTGCGCACTTATACAGCCGCAGAGGCCGAGGGCGGGCCCTCGTCCGTCGACTTTGTGCGCAACGAGGTGGATCATATTGTGGTGGCCTATAATAGTGCTCATTGTATTATCTATGATACGGAGACGGGCAAGCAAGTGATCAAACTTGAGGCAGCCCAAGAGATGTCCGGCAATACGGGGAAATATATCAACAAGGTTGTCTCGCATCCAACGCTGCCGATAACGATAACAGCGCACGAGGATCGTCATATACGATTCTGGGACAATACATCCGGCACGCTGGTGCACTCAATGGTGGCGCATCTGGAGCCCGTGACCTCGCTAGCCGTTGACGCTCATGGCCTATACTTGCTGTCCGGCTCACATGATTGCTCCATACGACTGTGGAATCTGGACAATAAGACCTGCGTGCAGGAGATAACAGCGCATCGCAAAAAGTTCGATGAGAGCATATTCGATGTGGCCTTCCATGCCACCAAGCCCTATATAGCCAGCGCCGGTGCCGATGGCCTTGCCAAAGTCTTTGTCTAAGGCGGCGACCGGCGACAGCTGAAAGCGCAGCAGCTAAAAGTGCAGTGTTTACGAGTTCAAGttatatacttatacatacatataaataacatacacacatacagagcaacaacagcaacaaacaacaagaacacacacacatctatatataaatatatacattataaCTATACATTAAAAGCTAATTATACatacaacaagaacaagtgaacatccacaacaacaaacaaatatggcAAActatgctaaaaaaaaaaaaaaagaaatattgggttcaaaaagaaattgagcatataataaattaacactTGAAAAGTAACGGCAATGGAAATAtatctaaacaaaaattgtatgcCAAGCATTGATGGCCACGCATATTGAAGAAccacattaaaaattaagagtAAACTTAACACACCATACTCATTATAAGAATAGCTCTTGCAGCTGCGGCCAACAATTAACACACGCGCGCTCTCTGATCTGTGATTTAAGTAAAGTTAAGAGCGTCTGCTGCTTTACAATTGGAAAAGGAAAAGAGAGAACTGTTTCTATGCGCGCCCTGTGGCCGTAAGTTCAATATATATTCAGCGTAGATTGATTGCGTATCCATAACAGTATAGATTTAGCTAAACATATAACGTTAACTGCACAGCGATCGTTTGCCAATTGTTGCTACATTTTCTGTACATTTTATATGcctatatacataatatatacatattgtatatttgAACGTATTATATATACCTTAAACTTGTCTTgttcaaacaaaaacaaaaaaaaaaactagtgCTTTGTACAAATTGGCCGCTCGCTGTGACAGTTTGACaagaaatttgcatttcttgAGACATctaacaaaacacaacaacattAACGTAATGATATATAGACGATCAAATTTTTATAGTCTTAAgtggcatatatatatatgtataactaactgcaaaaaaaaaaaaacaactctTCTCtcatccacacacacacactcactcattAATAGCTAaggcttgctgctgctgaagagAGAACAAACTCTTTGCTCTCTTTGTGCACAGTGTGCCGAAAATACCAAGAAGCGTGCAAGTTGTAAATTAATCTTAGcgttgcttatttattatttcaattagcaGTGGAAcataattagttaaaaaatatacatatatatataaatacatacatatatgagaAATCACCAGAGAACTTTATTAACACTAAGTgcaaagtaaaagaaaaaattaattaattgcttcaaCCTTTTATTGTCTGCTTGGGCCTCAgagctatatacatacatcaGTACCAGCTGATCTAACTGTACgctaagctatttatttaatttatgactagtattaaaatataatgaaaacaaattaatggaAATGCAGTAAAGAAAGAAGATTTCGTAAAAACTTGTAgttgaatatacatatattaaactacaaataaatatatgtatgtaccaCATAGAATCGCTTAACGATTCATAAAACTGTAATCAAATATACGttgaaagtgaaaaaaaagtgGAAGTGAATGCCGAGCAACTCAATATTAGTAATAGTATTACATTAATtattgcaacaaacaaattattgtacCCTTAAAAGGAAAATGAAGAAACGCTGACAAAAGCAACCCATGTTGatattcgaaaaaaaaaacaattgataaagaaaatattggaAAACGATTCTCTAGCAAAACATCCTCTactaattatacaaatatatatatattaattatttgtattttaatttgtacttTAGTTGTTACAAATGAGAAATGCGatatcatttataaataatacacacaaatacaacatAGTTAGCAGAGTGATgcgcatatatacataacaaatatatatgcatacacaacatttatacataaatctattgatttttaattttaattgtacattttttgattttttattactgtgtattttttatttttaataaagtttgaCAAAATGATAAAACAGTAACGTCAATATTTGGCCTTTATCTTTGTTTACCAACAATTTCTAATAATAACACcaataacaaattcaaatcaatgcAAACTAGCTGGTTCTAGTTTTGCGAACcacatttaaaaaaagcaTCGAATCATCACCAAGAAAGCATCGATACCCACGCAGCTTTGTGgcttagatttatttttgagtAAAGTTTCtagctgctggcagctttttttaattacaatttatttcgAGGGCCAAATGATATACAAGTATAAAAGTCGCACAAAAAATGGTTTACAATTATTACCGCGTACCATTTAACAGTCCACTGCCATAACAAATCAACAGCTACACGCATTCCATATGCTAAATAAACACTTTATgccttttacttttttaaaacCAATACAAATGTTATAATAGTGCATGCAgatatatgaaaaaattaagaaacaaGTTAAGTATTAAGTCGTAACAAACGTTCATTGTAGATTTGAGCATATATAGGCCAGAGACACAAAGTCCCCCAGCACATAAGTTTAtacatatagaaattaaacagcaacatttaagaattgaatataaataatacaacatGCATATTAACTGagaacaaattataaatacttttatataataaattgaaacacataaatacttaaaaaaaaaaaagaaacaaatgaaaacatcAACAACTCAACTCACAATTCATGTTAAGATATAATAAaactgaataaataaaaatatttgaaaatatagtTCGTTaactgcaatatttttaaagtagtAAACTTCAGCCATATGTTATTCATATTAATTCATATCAAATATaacttaaagtttaatttaattgaattttaaatttccagTTAGAAGCCCGCCACTTCGGCTTTTTTAACTCAAACTGTAACGAGTGTAACGAGTAGCTACGAAATACGCCACTGTCATCCAAAGATTGAAAACAAAgttttcttaattaaaataacaatggAAATGCCTGGCACTTTTACAGGCGATTTGGATAAAACACAAATACCACCGCTTAATCAAAAACGTATACTAGCATTTGTTAATCATTTTCTTATAAGCACCTGCACATTTCTGAACGAATTTGCCTTAAATTGCGAAACAAAGTTTGTGCATTTGGAACGACAGCTGCAAAGAACCGAAGCGGCTTTGATGATATTGGAAGCAAAGCTAGCCTCCATACCAGTGGACAATGAAGTGGAAGTTGAGAGTAAAACTGCACCCTCCGCTTCTATAGCTGTGGAGGAAGAGGAAGTTACGTTAGACGATGTGGACGAAGTTCCTAAACCCCAAGGAGTACGTGCGTGCGAGGACTCGCGCTATAAAAAGTTCtttaaaatgctgcaagtCGGTGTTCCAGCAGCTGCGGTAAAACAGAAAATGTTTGCAGAAGGTCTAGAGCCTACAATACTAGAGTAAGTTCCACATTCAAGTCAAgcataaacatttgttaatacttttttcaatttacagtCAACCTGACTTGTTGCTGGAGGATGGCTTCACAGCTTAGGTATATCCAAAGCGAATCGACAATTTTggtgatatatatatatagtttatataaatgaaacacTTGTTAAAATTTACgtctacaatttgttttattttcccCACTTGTGGCAGGTCGATGAAAACAACTTAAAAACACTTCCGATTAGAAAAAAGAGCGTGAGTTGGTGCCTTGGAGTGCTTAGAACTGAATCATCTGTCCCTTGCGCTTCTTGTCACCACCCAACTCGAAGTGCTTGCAACGCTTCAGGGGTGTCTGCTGGCGATATTTGCACTCAGTGCATTCCATACGCAGCACAATTTTCTTGGTGGTCTTGgcctaaaataaaagaaaaggaatACGTGTTAAAACCAATAGAGAATTTGACACATATAGCATTGTTATTcactataaattaattttgtttgaagCTGCCCGGCAAGGTACTGCAATGTAGAATTCATTACAACAATTCCTCAAGGAGAAACAccgttaacaacaacaagagctttGATCTGGCGCAGTTTGTTCCCGCCAAAAGGCATAATGCTATAAAAGCGCAGCCATTTGGTTCTACTAAGCGCCatgttaacttttttttagttcTTAGGGCACTTACCTTCTTTCTGAAGATGGGCTTAGTTTGACCACCGAAACCCTGCTGTTTCCTGTCGTAACGTCTACGACCCTGGGCGCCCTTGCGCTCCTTGGACTTCTTGTACTGCGTTACCTTGTGCAGCTTATGCACTTTGCACTTTTTGCAGAAAGTGCGGCGTTGTTTTGGTACATTCACCTAGAGTAAAAGAAAAGCTACATTAACGTAAGTTTTTAACACACACTCGCACGTAATATTGTTCTTAAAACACGCACAACATTGTTTCTTAACAGTtcatgttgtttttattacattttaataacaatttaagcgGATGTTTAACGATTTTTGCTAAAGGCAAACTATACACGTACCATCTTGTTTAAGAAAAAGACACAAAAGACGGAATTAGTGACGGCACTATCGGGACTATCGATAGTTCATGAGTCAGTCAGATGAACGGTAACAGGTGAACATTTCTGCACTGTTCAGTTATCTGATTTCTTTTCTATAAGGtgaacaattttcttttaactGTTAGTTTAAGGATGTTTAGTCAGTCTGACtgttcaaaaatttaattattatcgTAATTCAATTGAAGGATTTAGTTCAGTCGTTAAACTATTGATGAGCGAACCAATCAGTTGTTTTGTTAAGTAGTTCATAAGTTCTTTTGTAAAATTCCAACTAATGATGAGAATGAAAAACAATGAACTTCATTATTTAATCAgacttataattataataatactaaattataattataatagtaCCAAAATTGCTACCTAACTAAACGAGCGAACCACTGAGTTACTTAAGGCGCTACTGAACTATCATGGCCGTAGTGCGTTCGTTCAGTTTGATTAGTAGTTCAATCGAGCTTATTCTGAGCGATGAGATACAACTCTATTGCTTGCAATTAGTGTGAATGGCAAAACAATCTGCCAAACTGTTGTTATTGCGATGGTTTTAGCCATTGCACATCgctaattgtaaaaattaaaacaaaagttttgcagcttAGAAAAGACTgagaaaaagaaatttttcTTGGTTCTGGGGCAACAGCCGCGGCGTGCAATGAGCGCAGTTTGGCAAATATGCaccagcagccacagcaaagcagcgcataaaacgagcgagagcaacaacaacacaaggGGCAAAAACTTGTGTTAACgtgaataaaaatttgcataaaaaatgacaacaacaattaaaatgcaaagaatGTACGCACTGCTGGCAACCTTGACATTCTGTTTAATCAGCGCGCAATTACCGTTAGGCATAACGGCACATATAACAGCGCCATGTAATCGCAGCCGTAAAGTCTTTACGGAGGCCTACGGTGAAATAAGCG
Proteins encoded in this region:
- the LOC108608083 gene encoding striatin-4 isoform X1 encodes the protein MGTNSGATAGINNKPVGGAAVLGVGVGNSAVGGGVLSNSLGGVGSGGLSISGLSAGGQNANVGSIISGNMGGSGGGNNGSDDGGNGMGGPGGGPNNQQATTPQYTIPGILHYIQHEWSRFELERSQWDVDRAELQARIAMLLGERKCLESLKSDLTRRIKMLEYALRQERAKFYRLKYGTDPPALNEFKPSASEETGLGGDVATDSEVPYSSVSNTTWRQGRQMLRQYLAEIGYTDNIIDVRSNRVRSILGLNNNADHDGGIGSSGGENLSPNINGNESNKRASESDGRHTPAKKVQQSNDAIILDTEAAVMANFEFLGPTEMSDDDEISDDLEMVATDNDDNDVKMAKRPKSGKDMLSEDLEAEVGEHLLNDMNLMAEEVDSSLGLGELAQLTVNNDSEGSYDSNTKDGTGGSAGGAGYRKTWNAKYTLRSHFDGVRSLIFHPEEPVLITASEDHTLKLWNLQKTVQAKKSASLDVEPLYTFRAHTGPVLCLGMSASGETCYSGGVDGNIECWQLPSPNIDPYDCYDPNVHSGTLEGHTDAVWGLTTMQNNIVSCSADGTVKLWAPYTKEPLLRTYTAAEAEGGPSSVDFVRNEVDHIVVAYNSAHCIIYDTETGKQVIKLEAAQEMSGNTGKYINKVVSHPTLPITITAHEDRHIRFWDNTSGTLVHSMVAHLEPVTSLAVDAHGLYLLSGSHDCSIRLWNLDNKTCVQEITAHRKKFDESIFDVAFHATKPYIASAGADGLAKVFV
- the LOC108608083 gene encoding striatin-4 isoform X4, with the protein product MGTNSGATAGINNKPVGGAAVLGVGVGNSAVGGGVLSNSLGGVGSGGLSISGLSAGGQNANVGSIISGNMGGSGGGNNGSDDGGNGMGGPGGGPNNQQATTPQYTIPGILHYIQHEWSRFELERSQWDVDRAELQARIAMLLGERKCLESLKSDLTRRIKMLEYALRQERAKFYRLKYGTDPPALNEFKPSASEETGLGGDVATDSEVPYSSVSNTTWRQGRQMLRQYLAEIGYTDNIIDVRSNRVRSILGLNNNADHDGGIGSSGGENLSPNINGNESNKRASESDVQQSNDAIILDTEAAVMANFEFLGPTEMSDDDEISDDLEMVATDNDDNDVKMAKRPKSGKDMLSEEVDSSLGLGELAQLTVNNDSEGSYDSNTKDGTGGSAGGAGYRKTWNAKYTLRSHFDGVRSLIFHPEEPVLITASEDHTLKLWNLQKTVQAKKSASLDVEPLYTFRAHTGPVLCLGMSASGETCYSGGVDGNIECWQLPSPNIDPYDCYDPNVHSGTLEGHTDAVWGLTTMQNNIVSCSADGTVKLWAPYTKEPLLRTYTAAEAEGGPSSVDFVRNEVDHIVVAYNSAHCIIYDTETGKQVIKLEAAQEMSGNTGKYINKVVSHPTLPITITAHEDRHIRFWDNTSGTLVHSMVAHLEPVTSLAVDAHGLYLLSGSHDCSIRLWNLDNKTCVQEITAHRKKFDESIFDVAFHATKPYIASAGADGLAKVFV
- the LOC108608083 gene encoding striatin-4 isoform X3; protein product: MGTNSGATAGINNKPVGGAAVLGVGVGNSAVGGGVLSNSLGGVGSGGLSISGLSAGGQNANVGSIISGNMGGSGGGNNGSDDGGNGMGGPGGGPNNQQATTPQYTIPGILHYIQHEWSRFELERSQWDVDRAELQARIAMLLGERKCLESLKSDLTRRIKMLEYALRQERAKFYRLKYGTDPPALNEFKPSASEETGLGGDVATDSEVPYSSVSNTTWRQGRQMLRQYLAEIGYTDNIIDVRSNRVRSILGLNNNADHDGGIGSSGGENLSPNINGNESNKRASESDGRHTPAKKVQQSNDAIILDTEAAVMANFEFLGPTEMSDDDEISDDLEMVATDNDDNDVKMAKRPKSGKDMLSEEVDSSLGLGELAQLTVNNDSEGSYDSNTKDGTGGSAGGAGYRKTWNAKYTLRSHFDGVRSLIFHPEEPVLITASEDHTLKLWNLQKTVQAKKSASLDVEPLYTFRAHTGPVLCLGMSASGETCYSGGVDGNIECWQLPSPNIDPYDCYDPNVHSGTLEGHTDAVWGLTTMQNNIVSCSADGTVKLWAPYTKEPLLRTYTAAEAEGGPSSVDFVRNEVDHIVVAYNSAHCIIYDTETGKQVIKLEAAQEMSGNTGKYINKVVSHPTLPITITAHEDRHIRFWDNTSGTLVHSMVAHLEPVTSLAVDAHGLYLLSGSHDCSIRLWNLDNKTCVQEITAHRKKFDESIFDVAFHATKPYIASAGADGLAKVFV
- the LOC108608083 gene encoding striatin isoform X2, with the translated sequence MGTNSGATAGINNKPVGGAAVLGVGVGNSAVGGGVLSNSLGGVGSGGLSISGLSAGGQNANVGSIISGNMGGSGGGNNGSDDGGNGMGGPGGGPNNQQATTPQYTIPGILHYIQHEWSRFELERSQWDVDRAELQARIAMLLGERKCLESLKSDLTRRIKMLEYALRQERAKFYRLKYGTDPPALNEFKPSASEETGLGGDVATDSEVPYSSVSNTTWRQGRQMLRQYLAEIGYTDNIIDVRSNRVRSILGLNNNADHDGGIGSSGGENLSPNINGNESNKRASESDVQQSNDAIILDTEAAVMANFEFLGPTEMSDDDEISDDLEMVATDNDDNDVKMAKRPKSGKDMLSEDLEAEVGEHLLNDMNLMAEEVDSSLGLGELAQLTVNNDSEGSYDSNTKDGTGGSAGGAGYRKTWNAKYTLRSHFDGVRSLIFHPEEPVLITASEDHTLKLWNLQKTVQAKKSASLDVEPLYTFRAHTGPVLCLGMSASGETCYSGGVDGNIECWQLPSPNIDPYDCYDPNVHSGTLEGHTDAVWGLTTMQNNIVSCSADGTVKLWAPYTKEPLLRTYTAAEAEGGPSSVDFVRNEVDHIVVAYNSAHCIIYDTETGKQVIKLEAAQEMSGNTGKYINKVVSHPTLPITITAHEDRHIRFWDNTSGTLVHSMVAHLEPVTSLAVDAHGLYLLSGSHDCSIRLWNLDNKTCVQEITAHRKKFDESIFDVAFHATKPYIASAGADGLAKVFV
- the LOC108598871 gene encoding WASH complex subunit 3, coding for MEMPGTFTGDLDKTQIPPLNQKRILAFVNHFLISTCTFLNEFALNCETKFVHLERQLQRTEAALMILEAKLASIPVDNEVEVESKTAPSASIAVEEEEVTLDDVDEVPKPQGVRACEDSRYKKFFKMLQVGVPAAAVKQKMFAEGLEPTILDQPDLLLEDGFTA
- the LOC108598881 gene encoding 60S ribosomal protein L44, with translation MVNVPKQRRTFCKKCKVHKLHKVTQYKKSKERKGAQGRRRYDRKQQGFGGQTKPIFRKKAKTTKKIVLRMECTECKYRQQTPLKRCKHFELGGDKKRKGQMIQF